In the Blastocatellia bacterium genome, one interval contains:
- a CDS encoding PDZ domain-containing protein yields the protein MKLTKIIAALVLAGVAFFLGSILTGRGHSAQQELQRPYERLEDQHNGDIPNRSGLGVVGGIGFVVYKVEPGSPAERMGLRKGDVITAWNGKEVISAHDFLLMGQLEPGQPIEVDYIRADFAAGKHESYRGRDVMAPSRLSRESK from the coding sequence ATGAAACTCACTAAAATCATCGCGGCACTCGTCCTGGCGGGGGTCGCCTTTTTCCTGGGTTCGATTCTGACTGGCCGCGGGCACTCGGCGCAACAGGAGTTACAGCGGCCATACGAACGGCTAGAAGATCAGCATAATGGGGATATTCCGAACCGCTCTGGTCTGGGCGTTGTCGGCGGCATAGGGTTTGTAGTTTACAAAGTGGAGCCAGGAAGTCCAGCCGAACGAATGGGGTTGCGGAAGGGCGATGTCATCACCGCATGGAACGGCAAAGAGGTGATTTCCGCCCACGACTTCCTGTTGATGGGCCAACTGGAGCCAGGCCAGCCAATCGAAGTTGACTACATCCGGGCCGACTTTGCCGCAGGCAAACACGAGAGCTACCGTGGCAGAGACGTGATGGCTCCAAGCCGTCTGAGCCGAGAATCGAAATAG
- a CDS encoding helix-turn-helix transcriptional regulator, whose product MGEITGLSPSRLHNLFKAELGLPPMQYLKNLRMEKACALLQDPAMRIKQIQLAVGCQDQRYFFQDFKKFFGQTPSQYRARRSASLLTANEPSERKR is encoded by the coding sequence GTGGGCGAGATCACCGGTTTATCGCCTTCGCGCCTCCACAATTTGTTCAAGGCCGAACTGGGCCTGCCGCCGATGCAATATCTCAAGAACTTGCGAATGGAGAAAGCCTGCGCACTGCTGCAAGACCCGGCAATGAGGATCAAGCAGATTCAGCTTGCCGTCGGCTGCCAGGATCAGCGGTACTTTTTTCAGGATTTCAAAAAGTTCTTCGGCCAGACGCCCTCGCAATACCGGGCGCGTCGGTCGGCGTCCCTGCTTACCGCAAATGAGCCGTCAGAAAGAAAACGGTAG
- a CDS encoding MFS transporter, giving the protein MSLLIMKQKPANSRAFFAIYLAIAISYVGVGLVAPLIALVLGEHGENNFVIGLIGTTMFTTFTLASFPVGAATDRFGPKLVLVGGLIVYGAAIALFAMRLTTPLFFAARALEGVGAAAISVATETMIGKLSAPDERARRMSYYALSVGLGWAVGPISGTLLYSLNPRTPFIACFALSLLAALIAQVMIPQVGSTSHHVESLTRVFSKAILVPASAGMLYGYLMSSLVTLVPRYLTQVLEASSKQMGIILTAVIAGVLVSQVPMGRAADRFGKRRMLFVCAVMVAISFALMAAISNWRWFIPTGIVAGAMAGGLYPLGLAIIGTLVPHKRLGAAHSLFSLAFGIGSLMGPGLSGLAMTHFGDRWLFYLPLALATLFAIEILFLYKATSPHRAS; this is encoded by the coding sequence TTGTCGCTTTTAATCATGAAGCAGAAACCCGCGAATTCCCGCGCCTTTTTTGCCATCTATCTGGCAATCGCCATCAGCTATGTCGGCGTCGGCCTGGTGGCGCCGCTGATCGCGCTGGTGCTCGGCGAGCACGGCGAGAACAACTTCGTCATCGGCCTGATCGGCACGACGATGTTCACGACCTTCACGCTGGCGTCGTTCCCCGTCGGCGCGGCGACTGACCGCTTTGGGCCGAAGCTTGTGCTGGTCGGCGGGCTCATCGTCTACGGCGCGGCGATTGCCCTGTTCGCGATGCGGCTGACGACGCCGCTCTTCTTCGCCGCGCGAGCCCTCGAAGGCGTCGGCGCGGCGGCGATCTCGGTCGCGACCGAGACCATGATCGGCAAGTTGAGCGCCCCGGACGAACGCGCCCGACGCATGAGTTATTACGCGCTGTCGGTCGGCCTGGGCTGGGCGGTCGGCCCGATAAGCGGCACGCTGCTGTACAGCCTCAACCCCCGCACGCCTTTCATTGCATGCTTCGCGCTGAGTCTGCTGGCGGCGCTCATCGCTCAAGTAATGATTCCCCAGGTCGGCTCGACTTCGCATCACGTCGAATCGCTTACCCGCGTCTTCAGCAAAGCCATACTGGTGCCGGCATCTGCGGGCATGCTTTATGGCTATCTCATGTCTTCGCTGGTGACGCTGGTGCCGCGTTACCTGACGCAAGTCCTGGAGGCAAGCAGCAAACAGATGGGGATCATCCTCACTGCGGTCATTGCTGGCGTACTGGTCAGCCAGGTGCCGATGGGCCGCGCGGCGGATCGCTTCGGCAAGCGCCGCATGCTCTTCGTCTGCGCGGTTATGGTTGCCATCTCGTTCGCGCTGATGGCGGCGATCAGCAACTGGCGGTGGTTTATTCCCACAGGGATCGTCGCCGGGGCGATGGCCGGCGGCCTCTACCCGCTCGGCCTGGCGATCATCGGCACGCTCGTCCCGCACAAACGGCTGGGCGCGGCCCATTCGTTATTCTCGCTCGCCTTCGGCATCGGCAGTCTGATGGGACCGGGGCTGTCAGGGCTGGCGATGACTCACTTCGGCGACCGCTGGCTGTTTTACCTGCCACTCGCGTTAGCAACTTTATTCGCCATTGAAATACTTTTCCTTTACAAAGCGACGTCGCCGCATCGGGCGTCCTGA
- a CDS encoding Crp/Fnr family transcriptional regulator → MATAAKSKAKAPARKKRTKGTSDKIRALAAMSVGRKVGYLTLADLTGGDDPKIENAINELARKTFKPGDTVYPSNVKQGTLFLLKSGRVQVNRTSANGTTHTVKTLEPGTIFGDAPALGQGMFGTTATAVEPTKVIVIAPADFDRLVAGSPELAINILRKVGSRLVEADRQHEQAAFQPVAGRIAAMLLTNADKQGNVSGQTQQQIAETLGVYRETVTNAIGEMKAEKVISVGRKRITIQDADRLRKMAAI, encoded by the coding sequence TTGGCAACTGCTGCAAAATCGAAAGCAAAAGCGCCGGCCCGGAAGAAGCGAACCAAAGGCACAAGCGATAAAATCCGGGCGCTGGCCGCTATGAGCGTAGGCCGCAAGGTCGGCTATCTGACCCTCGCAGACCTGACCGGCGGCGACGACCCGAAGATCGAGAACGCCATCAACGAGCTGGCGCGCAAAACCTTCAAGCCGGGCGACACGGTCTACCCGAGCAACGTCAAGCAGGGCACCCTGTTCCTGCTCAAGAGTGGGCGCGTGCAGGTCAACCGCACCTCGGCAAACGGCACGACGCATACCGTCAAGACGCTCGAACCGGGCACCATCTTCGGCGACGCGCCGGCGCTCGGCCAGGGCATGTTCGGCACGACCGCGACCGCCGTCGAGCCGACGAAGGTGATTGTCATTGCGCCGGCGGATTTTGATCGGCTGGTGGCCGGCTCGCCGGAGCTTGCCATCAACATCCTGCGCAAAGTTGGCAGCCGGCTGGTCGAGGCCGACCGCCAGCACGAGCAGGCGGCGTTCCAGCCGGTAGCCGGGCGCATTGCCGCCATGCTGCTGACCAACGCCGACAAGCAGGGCAACGTCAGCGGCCAGACTCAACAACAGATCGCTGAAACGCTCGGCGTCTACCGCGAGACCGTTACGAACGCTATCGGGGAGATGAAGGCCGAGAAAGTCATTTCAGTGGGCCGCAAACGCATCACCATTCAGGACGCCGACCGCCTGCGCAAGATGGCGGCCATTTAA
- the ccsA gene encoding cytochrome c biogenesis protein CcsA has translation MQILWIIILVGYAICVAQSIFTLTTKRPALRRFSLATLAVAFGAHTSWLVLRGLHTGRCPLVGTQEMCAFLSWGLVICYLIASRWYNANALKAFIFPIVLVLAAIAAISPNTAGQLQSIQGPLQRLLFPVHAGLILLAYAAFFIAFGAGLMYIIQERELKQRRFGMIFYKLPSLDTCDAISFKALAIGFVLLTLGIAAGFYWQGLGDGRFWHGTPIEIFSVVTWVIYFFFIQTRMNARWGGRAAALASIVSFLIVIFSLIGLRSLGNLHTLSFIIGS, from the coding sequence ATGCAAATTCTTTGGATCATCATTCTCGTCGGCTACGCGATTTGTGTAGCGCAGTCCATTTTCACGCTAACGACGAAGCGGCCAGCGTTGCGGCGGTTTTCGCTTGCAACGCTGGCCGTTGCTTTCGGCGCGCACACTAGCTGGTTGGTACTTAGAGGGCTGCACACGGGCCGCTGCCCGCTGGTCGGCACGCAGGAGATGTGCGCTTTCCTCTCCTGGGGGCTGGTCATCTGCTACCTGATCGCCTCCCGCTGGTATAACGCCAACGCCCTGAAAGCTTTCATCTTTCCCATCGTCCTGGTGCTTGCGGCGATTGCCGCGATCTCGCCGAATACCGCAGGGCAGTTGCAGAGCATTCAAGGTCCGCTCCAACGTCTTCTCTTCCCGGTTCATGCGGGGTTGATTTTGCTGGCCTATGCGGCGTTCTTCATCGCCTTCGGGGCCGGGTTGATGTACATCATTCAGGAGCGCGAGCTGAAGCAGCGGCGCTTTGGCATGATCTTCTACAAGCTGCCGTCGCTCGACACCTGCGACGCCATCAGCTTCAAGGCGCTGGCCATCGGTTTCGTGCTGCTGACGCTCGGCATCGCCGCCGGGTTCTACTGGCAGGGCTTGGGTGACGGACGGTTCTGGCACGGCACACCGATTGAGATTTTTTCGGTCGTCACCTGGGTCATCTATTTTTTCTTTATCCAGACGCGAATGAACGCACGATGGGGCGGACGCGCGGCGGCGCTGGCTTCCATCGTCAGTTTTCTAATCGTTATCTTCAGCCTCATCGGCTTGCGGTCTTTAGGCAATTTGCACACGCTCAGCTTCATCATTGGTTCGTAG
- the hemA gene encoding glutamyl-tRNA reductase, protein MNIVLIGLSHKTAPVEMRERLAFAEARLSDALGSLVDQEVVEEGLIVSTCNRVELLATTANGPDRGIHHLEEFVCDFHQLPPDSLNGHLYRHADAAAIKHLFRVASSLDSLVVGESQILGQVKEAYQHAADAGTVGRVLSQLMNRAINVAKRVRTETGIAQNPVSVSSVAVELARKIFNDLSNKSVLLVGAGEMGELAARNLIDAGTSKLLVTNRTAARAEEIARQFGGGAVSFEAFYDVLPAADIVLCSTGAADYVIRPAEARRALKGRRRGPLLFIDISVPRNVDPAIAHLDNCFLFDVDDLETVVKANIRERQKEAAVAEAIIETEVENFLKQMRAFDIGPAVVEVKQLLGQMATNEFKRNRKRLGALTPEQEAAIQEVLLPALVNKLSHPVIVHLREAARDGDSTRVLEELRKMIRID, encoded by the coding sequence ATGAACATTGTTCTCATCGGATTGAGTCATAAGACCGCGCCGGTCGAGATGCGCGAGCGGCTGGCGTTCGCCGAAGCGCGGCTGTCGGACGCCCTCGGCAGCCTGGTGGATCAAGAAGTCGTCGAAGAAGGGCTGATCGTTTCGACCTGCAACCGCGTCGAGCTACTTGCCACCACGGCCAACGGCCCCGACCGTGGCATCCACCACCTCGAAGAGTTCGTTTGCGATTTTCACCAACTGCCGCCCGACTCGCTGAATGGCCATCTCTACCGCCACGCCGACGCCGCGGCAATCAAACACCTGTTCCGCGTCGCTTCGAGCCTCGATTCGCTGGTTGTCGGCGAATCGCAGATTCTCGGCCAGGTGAAGGAGGCTTATCAGCACGCCGCCGACGCCGGCACCGTCGGACGTGTGCTGAGCCAGTTGATGAATCGCGCCATCAACGTCGCCAAGCGCGTGCGCACCGAAACCGGCATCGCGCAGAACCCTGTCTCCGTAAGCTCGGTCGCCGTCGAGCTGGCGCGCAAGATTTTCAACGACCTTTCAAACAAATCCGTGCTGCTGGTCGGCGCAGGCGAGATGGGCGAGCTGGCGGCGCGCAACCTCATCGATGCCGGCACCAGTAAACTGCTCGTCACCAACCGCACGGCGGCGCGCGCCGAAGAGATCGCCCGGCAGTTCGGCGGCGGCGCCGTCAGCTTCGAAGCGTTTTATGATGTGCTGCCCGCCGCCGACATCGTCCTCTGTTCGACGGGCGCGGCGGATTACGTCATCCGCCCGGCGGAGGCTCGCCGGGCGCTCAAAGGCCGCCGCCGCGGGCCGCTGCTGTTTATAGACATCTCGGTGCCGCGTAATGTTGACCCCGCTATCGCCCATCTGGATAACTGCTTTCTGTTCGATGTGGATGACCTGGAAACGGTCGTCAAGGCGAATATCCGCGAGCGCCAGAAGGAAGCGGCGGTCGCTGAAGCCATCATCGAAACGGAAGTCGAAAACTTCCTCAAGCAGATGCGCGCTTTCGACATCGGCCCGGCGGTCGTCGAAGTCAAACAGCTGCTCGGGCAGATGGCGACGAACGAGTTCAAGCGCAACCGCAAGCGGCTGGGGGCGCTGACGCCAGAGCAGGAAGCGGCGATTCAAGAGGTGCTGCTGCCGGCGCTGGTCAACAAGCTCTCGCATCCGGTCATCGTCCACTTGCGCGAAGCGGCCCGCGACGGCGATTCGACCCGCGTGCTGGAAGAGTTGCGAAAAATGATTCGCATTGATTGA
- the hemC gene encoding hydroxymethylbilane synthase, whose translation MSQTITIGTRGSKLALWQTNWVKGELERLNPGLQVNLEIISTKGDRVLDVSLPKLGEQGKGLFTKELEEAIRERRVDLAVHSLKDLPTELPADLHIGAISRREDVRDALAARSGIRNFSELPRNALVGTSSLRRQAQIRAARPDLRLEPIRGNVDTRLRKLDDGQFDAIILAAAGLHRLGFAERITEHLSPQLVLPAVGQGALAIETRSDDATVNELVGQLNHEATWLACQAERAFLKGLGGGCLVPIAAHAVIESASLKLTGLVASTDGTEIVRGTVAGASEEAEALGKRLAEELIAQGADRILARG comes from the coding sequence TTGAGTCAGACCATCACCATCGGGACACGTGGCAGCAAGCTGGCGCTGTGGCAAACCAACTGGGTGAAAGGCGAGCTGGAGCGCCTCAATCCCGGCCTGCAAGTCAACCTCGAAATCATCTCGACCAAAGGCGACCGCGTGCTTGACGTGTCGTTGCCGAAGCTCGGCGAGCAAGGCAAGGGGCTGTTCACTAAAGAGCTTGAGGAAGCCATCCGCGAGCGCCGCGTCGATCTGGCGGTTCATAGCCTGAAAGATTTGCCGACAGAGCTGCCCGCCGACCTCCACATCGGCGCGATCAGCAGGCGCGAAGACGTGCGCGACGCGCTGGCGGCGCGCAGCGGCATTCGGAATTTCAGCGAGCTTCCGCGAAACGCGCTGGTCGGCACCAGCAGCCTGCGCCGCCAGGCGCAGATTCGCGCGGCGCGCCCGGACTTGCGGCTTGAGCCGATTCGCGGCAACGTCGACACGCGATTGCGCAAGCTCGATGACGGCCAGTTCGACGCCATCATTTTGGCCGCCGCCGGTTTGCACCGGCTGGGATTTGCCGAGCGCATCACCGAGCATCTGAGCCCGCAGCTGGTGCTTCCGGCAGTCGGCCAAGGCGCGCTGGCAATCGAAACGCGCAGCGATGACGCCACGGTGAATGAACTGGTCGGTCAATTAAACCACGAAGCGACATGGCTGGCGTGTCAGGCAGAGCGCGCTTTCTTGAAGGGACTTGGCGGCGGCTGCCTGGTGCCGATTGCCGCGCATGCCGTGATCGAATCAGCGTCGCTCAAGCTGACGGGACTGGTCGCCAGCACCGATGGCACCGAGATCGTTCGCGGCACGGTCGCGGGCGCGTCCGAGGAGGCCGAAGCGCTGGGCAAGCGGCTGGCCGAAGAGTTAATCGCACAGGGCGCGGATCGCATATTGGCTCGCGGTTAA
- a CDS encoding sigma-70 family RNA polymerase sigma factor, with the protein MASALRELTVNELLRRCAVRPVDEDAWQEFVRRYHPTIRAFVTRTLKQRLYTDPELKQQNPDATDDDLVQAVYAKLINDPGTLERFAGEFDNSIFQYLGIIAANVVRDHFRVVLALKRPRVTFSLDQLTSDSDQMLAKEGFDIASSSPDAQRDLAVTQAEIEEALGAVMKGRNGARDILIFKLRFFEGIGPAEIVRTLGGALTEPAVSSIINRTVLRIRPILASKYGMRVK; encoded by the coding sequence ATGGCTTCGGCACTGAGAGAGCTGACCGTAAATGAGCTATTGCGTCGCTGCGCCGTTCGGCCAGTGGACGAGGACGCCTGGCAGGAGTTCGTTCGCCGCTACCACCCGACGATTCGCGCCTTCGTCACGCGTACCTTAAAGCAAAGGCTATATACAGACCCCGAGCTGAAACAACAGAACCCGGACGCGACCGACGATGATCTAGTGCAGGCGGTTTATGCCAAGCTCATCAATGACCCTGGCACGCTCGAACGTTTCGCCGGCGAGTTCGACAACTCGATCTTCCAGTACCTTGGCATCATCGCCGCCAACGTCGTACGCGATCACTTCCGCGTCGTGCTGGCGCTGAAGCGTCCGCGGGTGACATTCTCGCTCGACCAGTTGACTAGCGACAGTGATCAGATGCTGGCCAAAGAGGGCTTCGATATCGCTTCGTCATCGCCCGACGCGCAACGCGACCTCGCGGTGACGCAAGCCGAGATTGAAGAGGCGCTCGGCGCCGTCATGAAGGGCCGCAATGGCGCGCGCGACATACTGATTTTTAAGCTGCGCTTCTTTGAAGGAATCGGGCCGGCTGAAATCGTCAGGACGCTTGGCGGCGCGCTGACCGAGCCCGCCGTCAGCTCGATCATCAATCGCACGGTGCTACGGATTCGCCCGATCCTGGCAAGCAAATACGGTATGCGCGTCAAGTGA
- the thiD gene encoding bifunctional hydroxymethylpyrimidine kinase/phosphomethylpyrimidine kinase, with product MSEYQPPVVMTIAGFDPSGGAGILADIKAISAMGGFGVAAISSLTFQNTLGVFGATHQSREIIRRQIEPLLEDFQIAAVKTGMLPTAEVIEEVAAIIRNRRLAPLVVDPVVRSTSGFDLVDDRALAVLVEKLFRLATVVTPNAAEAERLTGIRIINLETMQQAAAAIRAMGARAVLVKGGDVMAETATDLLLDDEGARLFAAERVTSSSTHGTGCTLAAAVATLLARGHSLAGAIEQAKHYIVEAIRHAPALGHGHGPLNHFPRRNNS from the coding sequence ATGAGCGAATACCAACCGCCGGTGGTGATGACGATTGCCGGGTTTGACCCTTCGGGCGGCGCAGGCATCCTTGCAGACATCAAAGCGATCTCGGCGATGGGCGGCTTTGGTGTCGCCGCCATCAGCAGCCTGACTTTTCAAAACACCCTCGGCGTTTTCGGCGCAACCCACCAGAGCCGCGAGATCATTCGCCGGCAGATCGAACCGCTGCTCGAAGATTTTCAGATCGCTGCCGTCAAGACCGGCATGCTGCCGACCGCCGAAGTGATCGAAGAAGTCGCCGCCATCATCCGCAACCGCCGCCTCGCTCCGCTGGTCGTTGACCCGGTGGTTCGCAGCACGAGCGGCTTTGACCTGGTAGATGACCGCGCCCTGGCTGTGCTGGTAGAAAAGCTCTTTCGGCTGGCGACCGTCGTTACACCCAACGCCGCTGAAGCCGAGCGCCTGACCGGCATTCGGATTATCAATCTCGAAACGATGCAGCAGGCCGCCGCAGCAATTCGCGCGATGGGCGCGCGCGCCGTTCTCGTCAAAGGCGGTGATGTGATGGCTGAAACGGCCACAGACCTGCTGCTCGACGATGAGGGCGCGCGGCTGTTTGCCGCCGAGCGCGTCACCTCGTCAAGCACGCACGGCACCGGGTGTACGCTGGCGGCAGCGGTGGCGACCTTGTTGGCGCGCGGCCATTCGCTTGCCGGAGCCATCGAGCAAGCCAAGCATTATATTGTCGAAGCCATTCGCCATGCCCCGGCCTTAGGTCATGGGCATGGCCCGCTCAATCATTTCCCGCGGCGCAATAATTCTTGA
- the thiE gene encoding thiamine phosphate synthase — protein MKAILKRQTPLVYLISDRRQLKPRSRAPETAALIDFLRAAIAAGVDLIQLRERDLAPRATLAIADAIAPLAQVTGAALLINDRADVAACAGAGVHLTTRSLPPDAVRRAFGESLLIGASTHTLQEASEAERGGADFIVFGPVFETDSKKAYGPPVGLAALRAVVEQLTIPVIALGGIKPINFHEVLNAGAAGVAAISMFVEADDLSGLVQKIKSSRQVHDAR, from the coding sequence ATGAAAGCAATCCTCAAACGGCAGACGCCACTCGTCTACTTGATCAGCGACCGGCGGCAACTGAAGCCCCGGAGCCGCGCCCCGGAAACGGCGGCGTTGATTGATTTCCTGCGCGCCGCCATTGCCGCGGGCGTTGACCTGATTCAACTGCGCGAGCGCGACCTTGCGCCGCGCGCCACGCTCGCCATTGCCGATGCCATCGCACCGCTTGCTCAGGTTACAGGCGCGGCCCTGCTCATCAATGATCGTGCCGACGTGGCCGCTTGTGCAGGGGCCGGCGTCCATCTTACGACGCGCTCTCTGCCGCCTGATGCCGTGCGCCGCGCTTTTGGTGAATCGTTGCTGATTGGCGCTTCAACGCACACCCTACAGGAAGCGAGCGAGGCCGAGCGCGGCGGCGCCGACTTTATCGTCTTCGGGCCGGTGTTTGAGACCGACAGCAAGAAGGCTTATGGGCCGCCGGTCGGCCTGGCCGCTTTGCGAGCGGTAGTTGAACAATTGACGATCCCGGTGATTGCGCTCGGCGGGATCAAGCCGATTAACTTTCATGAGGTGCTAAACGCCGGGGCCGCCGGTGTCGCCGCGATCTCGATGTTTGTCGAAGCGGATGATTTGAGCGGGCTCGTCCAGAAGATTAAATCGAGCCGCCAGGTGCATGATGCGCGATGA